From the Phalacrocorax carbo chromosome Z, bPhaCar2.1, whole genome shotgun sequence genome, the window caggactgcTCTTGCAGAAAGTttaaatgagagagagaggtaATGTGTGGTGGTTTCCAGCTTTAACACTACCATGCTGAAAAGGGTGAGCTCATAATAGCCCTGCCCTTGGCTGGGAAGGGGAATTGCAGTGATTTCCTGTGTTTTGTGGATCCCCCACTTCTCCTTGGTCATTACTAATACAGTATGACCAGAAATGGTAAAACAAGTAAAGAACAAGTACTGCACAGCTGCATTTAACACTGTCCCGTGTCCTACCACAAGATCTTCACCTAGCCCTACACTCAATTTGCAAATACAAGAACTGAAACAGTAGTGGCCACCCACGTAATTTTTATGAATTTTTCCAGGAttccttgaaaaaaacccacctcactACACATGCAGTAAAGCTAAGCATCTCACATCAATACGTCTACCAGGCAGCATTACCTCTCTCACTAGGGAAAGCATGCTAACTGTcgggggcaaaaaaaaaaaaaaaaaaaaaaaaaatctttatcagTTTCTCGAGTCTTGCAGCATCTTTGCAGATAGGTGATGCCTGCCACATAGTAAAAACCAGCTATTTTTCACCCAGTTGTTATATAAAAGGTAGTGCTACAGATTGTATGCTGTCCATTTCAGAATGCCTTTAAGAAGTCTTTAAACCTGTGTTaagatcaaaataattttttatatgtTCATTAGTATTTCTAACAGCAGAAGGTACTTGTTACAGGCAATCATTTCAACCACCGAAAAAGGCTCTGGTGACATGATTACAGTTATACAATGATTAATATGGCTTCTACCTAATTTGCATATgcattaagaaaagaaatatcctCAGAGCATCTCAGCTACAATAACACAATTGCTATGCATTGTCATGTCGTTTCACACAAGTGCCAGGAATGACTATGCACTAAAAGAAAAGGCTCACACACTTGACTTCTGCAGCTCAACTTTCAGGACAGATAGCACTCACGTATCCCCagtgaaagcaagaaaaactgtGAGTCTATCCCATTCTTCTTGAATCGCAGAGCATCAAGCGTAGCCTTCAGAAGAAGTAAGAGATGTTTAACAGCTCCTGAGTGGGTTTAACAGACCCAAGCAATGGCTTGTACACATAAAGATGTCTATGCCCCCTCGGTTCCTCATACAATCCCCATTTTCACCAGCTGGCACAGACACATATCCCCATGTAAGTTTTGCCTCTGAGTTCAAGCAAAGTTGTTAGCACAGTTTCAAAGAGGGGAGTGGGCCCCGCTCTGCAAGCTGGATCTGCTCAGGAGatgccctgccctcccccaaCGGCAGGCCCAGCCCGCAGCCCCCACACCGAGGGGCTTCTGGTGGGGTGACGGCCACACTCCGACAGACCCTTCCCACGGCACCGCGCCACAGGGCTCAACAGCGCTGCATTAGCGGCTATGCTCAAAATACACAGGTGCAGCAAAAGCAAGGTAGGCAGTAGTACCGAGCAAGGGATCTAAAGCTTTCAAAAACTGATTGAGGATTATGTCAAATCAGAGGAAATAGTTCCTTTACTATTCTCTTCTACTAGTAAAATCTtgacaaagaaataaatcacaCCAATTCTTCCCAACCAGAAAAATGTTGCACGTTCTAGTGCTGACTCTTTCTGCTCTAGAGTATTGCAGAAAGTTTCTTTAGAACAAAGTAGACCAAGAAGCAAGATACACAgatttctactgaaaaataaatctacttCTCCATAatatttctgtgatttattcGAACAGAATACAATGGAAGTACCACCTTAGCTATAAAGCTAACCCACCCCAAATCTGAGCCCTTTTCTGTATAGCACTGAGTTGTTACTATACTACGTAAAGAGCAAACACTACTGGAATGTacacagtgaaggaaaaaaaagtaaagctcTTCTTGCCAAATTAACCGTTTTCACTACTAATATGTTATATAGAAAAATAAGGTCTAGGCAACCTCCAAAAGTGTTCAAGTTTCAATAAATAACTATCAATGCCCCAGGTTCGCACTGGCACAAGAAATACGGAGCATACAGtttagaaaagtattttcatatGACTGAATCAGCAATGCATTTCATCCTGCTTCAGATTTACAACAAAAATCATTTCCCTCCAGGgttcaattttaaaaacaaagctgtgtTAAGTGCAAGAGCACCCACATAGCTGTCTTAACTCTCAATGGCAAATTAAAGCTCTAGAGAAAGAcggtattttaaaaaaaagttctttatcAATACCAAGAAAATATACATAGCCatattatgttttaaatatatatatacacgcacaTCTTTTCAAAAGGGTACgattctggcttttttttttttttaagtttgaaaAGCTTATCCATTGCTATGCAGTTCAGTAAGGTGTATTAGGAAACACACTATATATCCCCcatgaaaataaagttgaaTCTTTCTGTAAACAGGAATCTCCTTAATTTCCGAAATCTCTACAGACCTCAAgtacttcactgaaaaaaaaaaaaaaaagaaaaacaaaacaatccaCCTGCCCCAAAACCACCCACGGAGACCCTCGCTGCCGAGCGAAACATCGAGACCTCGGGGAACACTTAGCAACACCCGGCTCGTGCAGCCGCCTTCTCCGGGCGcaaataaatagtaataataataattaataacaaGAGGAGAGCGGCGGTGGGGGCGCGCCTCGGCCCCGCGGTGCctccgctccgcgccgccccggcggcgggcggtgccggtgcccggaAGGGAGctggtgccggtgccggggtCGGGGCGTCCCTCCTCAGCAGGCGCTGGTCtccggcgcggcggcggccgcctcGGCGGGCGGCTCCCGGGgctgggcggcggcggcggcggggggcggatGCCCGGCGGCGTTGATGTGGCAGCCGGAGGAGAGGTGGCTGCGGACGCggccctgcagctgggagacCTGGGCGCGGAGGAGGTTGGCGGTGGCGGCCAGCTCGGCGTTCTGCCCCTTGAGCGCCTtcaccttctcctccagccGGGCGATGCGCTCCAGCTTCCGCCGGCGGCACTTGGAGGCGGCGATGCGGTTCCGCAGCCGCTTGCGCTCCGCCTTCAGCCGCTCCTGGCTCTCCGCGTCCAGCGGCGACAGCGACGGCGGCGTCGGGGCGCTGCTgccgccctccccgcccgccgaCGGCGGCACCTCGGGCACCGTCTGCGGCTCCTCCAGGGACCGCGCCGGCGGGAGCCGGCCGCTCCCCAAGCCCGCCGCCCCGAAGCCCAggcccgccggcggcggcggcggcggcggaggcggggcggaggcggcggggtAGGCGCTGCCCGAGGGGCTCAGCGGCCCCGCGGGGTTGAAGCCGCTCAAGTTGGTGTAGACGGCCGGCgggtcggcggcggcggcggctcccggcggccccgggcgggcggtgcagcagggtCCCGGCGTggagagcggcggcggcgccgccaGGAGCTGGTTTTGCTTGTGCAGGTCGGCCAGGGCCTTAACGAAACCGTCGGCGAAACCCTCCTGCTCCTGCGTCACCGGCTGCCGGTAGAGAAACGGCCccgcggccgcggccccgccgctccccgccccgggcgCCGTCGGCCCCGGACTGCCGgaccccagccccgctcccccctggatcagcagctgctccaggtCGGCGGCCGGCGGTAGTTTAAGCAGCGGCAGCTCCGCAGCCGAGCCCAGCGCGGCctccgggccgccgcgggccgccgccgccgccgcgccgccgccgcccgccggctCCGCGGAGCcagcggccggcggcggggcggcggcgggcggcggctgTAGCAAGCGCAGAGCCGCCGCGCTGCCGCGGgcgccggcgggcgggcggagggCGAAGGGCCCCGGCAGCGGTGCGGGGGCGGCGGTCGCCAGGTCCCGCTTCTTCCCGGcgcccagcagcagcttctgcccggccgccgccgcagccgccgcATCGGCTCCGGGGCCGCCGGCGGTACCGAAACCCGGCAGCGGCACGAAGTCGCGCAGCAGCTCTAGTCCTTCCTCGGGGTAAAACGGCGCCTCCATCTTCACGGCGGATCGCCCGCTACGCCCGCCGCTCATGCTGCCGCCCTcgccggccggcggcggcggcggcggctccggtgcggcgcggggcgggccgggctgGGCGGCTGCTCCGCGGGGCCCGCCGCCCTCAGCTGGCAGCGGGGACTGAGCCGCCTCCCGGCGCCGCCGGCCCCACGCCACGCCCCGGGCCCGCCGactgcccgccccgccgccgccgccgccgccgccgccgccgccgccgccgggcccccccGCTGCTTCCCCCGCCCGCCGGGCTTGCGCGAAAGGGCTTCCCGCCGCAGCCCCGGTGTTGCCCCAGTGGGGCGTCCGTGGGGAGCCCGCGCTGCTTCCTCCCGGGAAACTCGCCCCGCAGCTGGGGTGCGGCGGGGGAGGCGCTGCCGGCGGCTTCGCCCGGAACGAGGGGTTTCCCGCGGGCATCACCTGGGGATGTTCCAGCCGCGGCGCACGTCCTGCACGAGGGAAGCGAGCGAAGCCCACGCGTGGCGGCCGCTGTGGGCAGGTGCTCCTGCGCTGTGCCTGTGACGGACGGGCACAGGGTAGCGCAGGTGTCAGGGTGGGCTGGGAAGTCTGTCGGGGAAACGTTCGGCTGTCGGGAAACATGCCGACTTGTCAAAGCAAAAGCCGCTCACAAGAAGGAGATGGATCTGACAtagcttttcttctgagaaaaaaaataagtttagaGAAAGGGTTTGAAACAGCTTAGACATCTTTTCGACATTACTGAAACATGAAAGTACTGTTTTTCAGTGTGGGGGTAGCATTTGTATGTTATCTTCAATTGAAGCaattccccctgcccccctccaaGTCTCCAAAATCCTTAGAGGATGAGGGAATTGCTTCCCACCCCgtcttttaaaaatcccttcagCTGGGGATAGTAATGTGATCCTGACAGAGCTGCTGAAAGCTCTCTTTTGAGTTGGCCTCCTGACTGAGGGACTCAGTGGCTCATCCACACATTCACCAGTTCTCCCCATCCATGGTGGgatccaccagtacccccccAGTTAGGCCTCACCCTTCTGCAAGCTACCTGTGCTCTCTCCCCAGACATTTCCTCCCTGCACATCAAGATCAAGTCTCATTTCTCCCAGGGCCTAGGGAtggtgctgagctctgctgtagCCCCACCATGTGCACGGCCCCACGGTGCCTCCATGGTGCCTCCATGGTGCGTAGGTTTCCTCCAAAACCAGAagcaggggaggaggcagagaacaGCGGCGTCAGGTCAGGAAGGACTTTGCCCCCGACACGCCAGTTCAGATCCATAGGAGAAACAGAGACTAAGTGCACTGACTAAGGCCTTGATGACCTTGACTCACCTGCCTTGGCACCCCCAACTACATGCCCTGCCCATGGGGCAGCAGCTCCATTTCAGCTCAGCCCAAGGCTTTCCATCCCTGCCCAGTTATGTCGCAGGTGTTCCCCATCTCCTGGGTGGACCTTGGACCTGTGTTTCCAGTTCTGTTCCTGGCACCATCTTGCACTGCTCCTGCCCGGACTCCCTGGGTGGACCTCGTACCTGGCTCATCACCTCGCCTTGTGTGGGTGTGTCAGTGGGTCCAAGCCCTTTTGGctgctctgcccaccctgcTCAGGCGCTGCAGGACTCTGCCCAAGCTGGTGAGGGCCACCACCTTGGCTCCGGTCCCCCCCAGCTGACCTTCCCGTTTACTGTGGCAGAATTGCTGCCCAGAAAACGGGTGGCAGCAGGACCCCTGGGAGAAGAAAGCCATCAGGCAAAAGCCAGAAACAGAGACATCTGCATGGATAGGAGAGGAGTAAGCCTGTCTTTTTTTGGTGAGGAAGGTAGTACTAGAAAgctcatttttgtttccttgtctCTTGGCTGACCtagcagcagaggggcagagctAGCAGCACTCAGCCAACAGCAAGTACTGAAAACAGCTAATGCGAGCGGCTTTGTGGAAGTATTGCTGCAGCTGCTTGCCGTACGGCCTTTTACTGTCATATTCCTGGGTGAGCAAATGGCAGCGGCTGGTACCTTCTTCACAGCCAGGCAAAGAGGGCTGTCCAGGCAGAGAAGCCACAGCCTCTGAGCTGAAGTCAGTAGAGCTTCTCTTCTTTCCTAAGGGAAAGTAGCAAGTACAGGGAGGGAAAATAGACTGAGAAAATTAGGTCCTGGGGTGGGGACGGAACAAAAGCTGGGGAGGTTCACTTTGCTCTGGGGTCGTTGTCAGAGAAGTTCTAGATGTGATGTGATACGTGACAGAGACGACACTAGAGGTAGGTAGGAACCTTCGTCAGTCCTCTGGCAAGACCTGTCGGTCAGCGATGTGGGTCGGTTTTACTCGCTGATCTAATGCAGAATCCGAAGGTAAGcctacagaacagaaaaacgCAGCAGCTGCTTGAATTAAACTTATTTGCAGCAGCAGATCAATTTATTTAGATTGCTGTCTAATATTTGCCGGCACACCTGCAAGCCAAGTTTTGGTGAGTGAAACGGCCTTGTTTCACTCATCCTTAATGCGACCGTGTGTTGTGGCAACGTGGTCTTTTTGTCGTTTCTTCTTTCTACCCCTCCGCCGTTTTTATCTGCAGGGAGCCTGGGAACCTCCCGGGGCTGACACAGCCAACTTCCTGCGCCTGCCACAGCGGGGCCGTGGGCGCCCGCCGCCAGAAGCCCGCCGGGAGGGGCCAGCATCCCCGGCCGGGGCCCCGGGAAGCGCCCCCccggggggggtgtccccgtACCCCCGCAGGCACTGCCCCGCcggcccctgcagcccgtgcACCGGTgcggctcccccccccccgcctcggCCCCGCGGGGCTCCCCGGCGGAGACGGgagggcggggcagggcgggggaggcgggaaTTGGGCGCCGCAGCCGCCGCTGCCCAGATGTGGAGGCGAAGGGCGGGAGCGCGGGCGGGGAACGGCCGCGGGGAAGGGGGCGGAGCGGCGGGAACCTCGCTCGGCGCTGGCAGGCGGCGGCCCGATTGGGGGGCCCGCCGAGGAAGCTCGGCCCCCGCGCGCAGCCCCGCCAATAGCCGGGCACGGCGCGCGGCACTACCGCGAGAGTTGCGCTGAAGCTGGCGCCGCCATCTTGGAGTTGGGAGAGGCCGCGTCCCGTTCTTGTCCCTCTCGGAGGGTCacgggtgggggtgggggcggggggggggcaggatgGGCGGCCGCCG encodes:
- the LOC135310675 gene encoding transcription factor JunD-like, which translates into the protein MFPDSRTFPRQTSQPTLTPALPCARPSQAQRRSTCPQRPPRVGFARFPRAGRAPRLEHPQVMPAGNPSFRAKPPAAPPPPHPSCGASFPGGSSAGSPRTPHWGNTGAAAGSPFAQARRAGEAAGGPGGGGGGGGGGGGGAGSRRARGVAWGRRRREAAQSPLPAEGGGPRGAAAQPGPPRAAPEPPPPPPAGEGGSMSGGRSGRSAVKMEAPFYPEEGLELLRDFVPLPGFGTAGGPGADAAAAAAAGQKLLLGAGKKRDLATAAPAPLPGPFALRPPAGARGSAAALRLLQPPPAAAPPPAAGSAEPAGGGGAAAAAARGGPEAALGSAAELPLLKLPPAADLEQLLIQGGAGLGSGSPGPTAPGAGSGGAAAAGPFLYRQPVTQEQEGFADGFVKALADLHKQNQLLAAPPPLSTPGPCCTARPGPPGAAAAADPPAVYTNLSGFNPAGPLSPSGSAYPAASAPPPPPPPPPAGLGFGAAGLGSGRLPPARSLEEPQTVPEVPPSAGGEGGSSAPTPPSLSPLDAESQERLKAERKRLRNRIAASKCRRRKLERIARLEEKVKALKGQNAELAATANLLRAQVSQLQGRVRSHLSSGCHINAAGHPPPAAAAAQPREPPAEAAAAAPETSAC